The following coding sequences lie in one Kribbella sp. NBC_00709 genomic window:
- a CDS encoding SDR family NAD(P)-dependent oxidoreductase produces MTPLRRILIWISGASAGLGAALVATVPFEGAELVDLSRRGGVPGTQHVAVDLADPASWPVVEQDFRQRIEDDDPHMVVFIHAAGTLTPLGSADRVDTAQYTRNVLLNSAAAQVLGHSFLRAVSGRACEQHLIMISSGAAMRPHEGEASYCAGKAGIDQWVRTVGLEQRRRSPGCRVISVSPGAIDTAMQAELRACSPVEVPESTRFREMEALGRLAKPENVARIIWSLLDRDLETGTVLHVQDMS; encoded by the coding sequence ATGACTCCGCTGCGGCGGATCCTGATCTGGATCTCAGGGGCCTCGGCAGGACTCGGTGCCGCACTGGTCGCGACGGTGCCGTTCGAGGGCGCGGAGCTGGTCGATCTCTCGCGGCGCGGCGGTGTACCTGGTACGCAGCACGTCGCGGTCGATCTCGCCGACCCCGCGTCGTGGCCGGTGGTGGAGCAGGACTTCCGGCAGCGGATCGAGGACGACGACCCGCACATGGTGGTGTTCATCCATGCCGCCGGCACGCTGACACCGCTCGGTTCGGCCGATCGCGTCGACACCGCGCAGTACACCCGCAACGTCCTGCTGAACTCAGCTGCCGCTCAGGTGCTCGGGCATTCGTTCCTGCGAGCGGTGTCCGGCCGCGCGTGTGAGCAGCACCTGATCATGATCTCGTCCGGCGCGGCGATGCGGCCGCACGAAGGCGAGGCGAGCTACTGCGCCGGCAAGGCAGGGATCGACCAATGGGTACGCACGGTCGGGCTGGAACAGCGGCGCCGAAGTCCCGGCTGCCGGGTGATCTCCGTGTCACCCGGCGCGATCGACACCGCCATGCAGGCCGAACTCCGCGCGTGCAGTCCCGTCGAAGTGCCGGAGTCGACCCGCTTCCGCGAGATGGAAGCGCTCGGCCGGCTCGCGAAACCCGAGAACGTTGCCCGCATCATCTGGTCACTCCTCGACCGAGACCTGGAGACCGGCACCGTCCTGCACGTTCAGGACATGAGCTGA
- a CDS encoding DHA2 family efflux MFS transporter permease subunit produces MVALDVLVVAAALTTIRSDLGASAEELEWTVNAYALSFAMLLMTAAAIGDRLGRRRTYAAGLALFTAASVACALATSLPFLIAARAVQGIGAAMVMPLAMGLLGAAFPPERRGQAIGVFSGVTGIAVLGGPLIGGAVTEGLSWQWIFWINVPIGVVAIALVLAKIPESTGPARRLDLVGAVLISLAVLGLVWGTVRGESAGWASAEVLTAFAVGVVMLVAFGLWERRSDHAMVPLEFFRNRTFTASNSAGFFLSAALFSAVFFLSQYMQAVLGSAPFKAGLQLLPWTATLFVVGPIAGQLVDRIGERPLVVIGMALQTAGMFWMSRGADHYYELIPPLVICGCGISLAMPAAQSAAMAALPREAVGIASGIYSMNRQLGGAAGVAVLGSVFTAAGGYTGDGFARALAGCGVLSLLGALSGFAIAARRRTGTGDSVDELVVEGV; encoded by the coding sequence ATGGTCGCGTTGGACGTTCTCGTGGTGGCTGCGGCCCTGACCACGATCCGTAGCGACCTCGGCGCCTCCGCCGAGGAGCTGGAGTGGACGGTCAACGCCTATGCGCTGAGTTTCGCGATGCTTCTGATGACGGCCGCCGCGATCGGCGACCGCCTGGGCCGGCGCCGTACCTATGCGGCCGGACTGGCACTGTTCACCGCCGCGTCGGTGGCGTGCGCACTGGCCACCTCCTTGCCGTTCCTGATCGCGGCCCGGGCCGTGCAGGGCATCGGTGCGGCAATGGTGATGCCGTTGGCGATGGGTCTGCTCGGGGCGGCGTTCCCGCCGGAGCGACGCGGTCAGGCCATCGGCGTGTTCAGCGGCGTGACCGGTATCGCCGTACTCGGTGGTCCGCTGATCGGTGGCGCGGTGACCGAAGGGCTGTCCTGGCAGTGGATCTTCTGGATCAACGTGCCGATCGGCGTGGTCGCGATCGCGTTGGTACTGGCGAAGATCCCGGAGAGCACCGGTCCGGCCCGGCGGCTGGATCTGGTCGGCGCGGTGCTGATCAGTCTCGCCGTACTGGGTCTGGTCTGGGGCACTGTGCGTGGCGAGTCGGCGGGCTGGGCGAGCGCCGAAGTACTCACGGCCTTCGCCGTCGGCGTGGTGATGCTGGTGGCCTTCGGCTTGTGGGAACGGCGTTCGGATCACGCGATGGTGCCGTTGGAGTTCTTCCGGAACCGGACATTCACGGCCTCGAACTCGGCCGGCTTCTTCCTCAGCGCGGCTCTGTTCAGCGCGGTCTTCTTCCTCTCGCAGTACATGCAGGCCGTCCTCGGTTCGGCGCCGTTCAAGGCCGGGCTGCAACTGCTGCCGTGGACCGCGACGCTGTTCGTGGTCGGGCCGATCGCGGGCCAGTTGGTCGATCGCATCGGCGAGCGCCCGCTGGTCGTCATCGGTATGGCGCTGCAGACGGCCGGCATGTTCTGGATGAGCCGAGGCGCGGATCACTACTACGAACTGATCCCGCCGCTCGTGATCTGCGGGTGCGGGATCTCGCTCGCAATGCCCGCGGCACAGAGCGCGGCGATGGCAGCCCTACCCCGCGAAGCAGTCGGGATCGCGTCCGGTATCTACAGCATGAACCGTCAGCTCGGCGGCGCGGCCGGGGTCGCCGTCCTCGGGTCGGTGTTCACCGCGGCCGGCGGCTACACCGGTGACGGATTCGCGCGGGCGCTCGCCGGTTGCGGCGTACTGTCGTTGCTCGGGGCCCTCTCGGGCTTCGCGATCGCCGCACGGCGTCGGACCGGCACCGGGGACTCGGTCGACGAGTTGGTGGTGGAAGGAGTCTGA
- a CDS encoding glycoside hydrolase family 95 protein, whose amino-acid sequence MRDRMTAATELTYDAPAANWLEALPLGNGRIGAMAFGGPGRDRIALNDETLWSGSPETTRRLATPLGEVGAAAVDRVRAALAEGDLRAAEELAHGFHSGHSQAYLPLGDLLLDFHVDGEVTKYRRRLDLDTAVARSEYEVAGMEVWQEVYVSAPAQALILRLGASRPLDVTVSLSSQLRATTQAVGDNGLALLASCPSSVPPPHGRAGSMIEYSDGDDRGMNAAVVLRARTDGSVTPTDEALTIGKSTELLIVLSTATGYEGPHTPPTRTGEECREAADAAVRAALAAAAVLREQHVGDYQELFRRSILTLPSTADLTTDRRLAEASDDPGLAALIYNFGRYLMISSSRPGGLPTNLQGIWNEHLQPPWSSNYTVNINTEMNYWPAETTSLSECHEPLLRYVGDLARAGRRTAEDLYGAKGWAAHHNADAWCWTAPVDGNPKWSNWPMAGVWMCRHLWDHFAFTGDREYLREVWPVLRGAAEFCFDWLIELPDGALGTAPSTSPENEYVAADGKPASVTTSATMELSLIADLFDRCAQTASELDLTDPFVEELVAARKRIPDPAIGGQGQPQEWLEDLPEAEPQHRHTSHLIGLHPGDQITPDGTPELAAAAARTLELRGNKSTGWSLAWRIALWARLRDGAAAHRLVRELLTPAGDSGTDYVGDGSGLYPNLFCAHPPFQIDGNFGATAGIAEMLLQSHTGELEIFPALPAAWPEGALTGLRARGGVGVDLEWSPSAANAVLTADRDTTVVVRHGDHRLEVSLSAGISAHVLNVQDGAGLQVSVEE is encoded by the coding sequence ACCGGATCGCACTGAACGACGAGACCCTGTGGTCGGGCAGCCCCGAGACCACCCGCCGCCTGGCCACGCCGCTGGGTGAGGTCGGCGCCGCCGCGGTGGATCGGGTCCGGGCCGCGCTCGCTGAGGGCGACCTACGGGCCGCCGAGGAGCTCGCCCACGGGTTCCACAGCGGCCATTCGCAGGCATACCTGCCGCTCGGCGATTTGCTCCTCGACTTCCACGTCGACGGCGAGGTGACGAAGTACCGCCGCCGTCTCGACCTGGACACCGCCGTCGCGCGATCCGAGTACGAGGTCGCCGGCATGGAGGTCTGGCAAGAGGTCTACGTGAGCGCTCCGGCGCAGGCATTGATCCTACGTCTGGGCGCCTCGCGGCCACTCGACGTGACAGTCAGCCTCTCCTCGCAGTTGCGTGCAACCACGCAGGCGGTCGGCGACAACGGCCTCGCGCTGCTTGCCAGTTGCCCGTCGTCCGTTCCGCCGCCGCACGGCCGGGCCGGCTCGATGATCGAGTACTCCGACGGCGACGACCGCGGGATGAACGCGGCGGTCGTTCTCCGCGCCCGCACCGACGGATCGGTCACGCCCACGGACGAAGCGCTGACGATCGGCAAGTCCACCGAGCTGCTGATCGTGCTCTCGACCGCCACCGGCTACGAAGGCCCGCATACTCCGCCGACTCGCACGGGCGAGGAGTGCCGAGAGGCAGCCGACGCCGCCGTCCGGGCAGCACTCGCCGCTGCCGCGGTGCTGCGGGAGCAGCATGTCGGTGATTATCAGGAGCTCTTTCGGCGGTCGATCCTCACGCTCCCGTCGACGGCGGACCTGACCACCGACCGGCGGTTGGCGGAAGCGTCCGACGACCCCGGGCTCGCGGCGCTGATCTACAACTTCGGCCGCTACCTGATGATCTCCAGCTCCCGCCCCGGGGGCCTGCCCACCAACCTGCAAGGCATCTGGAACGAGCACCTCCAGCCGCCGTGGAGCAGCAACTACACGGTCAACATCAACACCGAGATGAACTACTGGCCGGCCGAGACCACGTCGCTGTCCGAGTGCCACGAGCCACTCCTGCGGTACGTCGGCGACCTCGCCCGCGCCGGCCGTCGTACTGCCGAGGACCTGTACGGCGCCAAGGGCTGGGCCGCGCACCACAACGCCGACGCGTGGTGCTGGACCGCTCCGGTCGACGGCAACCCGAAGTGGTCGAACTGGCCGATGGCCGGCGTCTGGATGTGCCGCCACCTGTGGGACCACTTCGCGTTCACCGGCGACCGCGAGTACCTCCGCGAGGTCTGGCCGGTACTGCGTGGCGCCGCCGAATTCTGCTTCGACTGGCTGATCGAACTCCCGGACGGCGCGCTCGGCACCGCACCGTCCACCTCACCGGAGAACGAGTACGTCGCCGCGGACGGCAAGCCCGCCTCGGTCACGACCTCCGCGACGATGGAGCTCTCGCTGATCGCCGACCTGTTCGACCGCTGCGCGCAGACGGCCTCCGAACTCGACCTCACCGACCCGTTCGTCGAGGAGCTCGTTGCCGCCCGCAAGCGGATCCCCGATCCGGCAATTGGTGGCCAAGGGCAACCACAAGAGTGGCTCGAGGACCTGCCCGAGGCCGAACCGCAGCACCGGCACACCTCCCACCTGATCGGCCTCCACCCCGGCGACCAGATCACCCCGGACGGTACGCCGGAACTCGCCGCGGCCGCCGCCCGCACGCTGGAGCTGCGCGGCAACAAGAGCACCGGCTGGTCGCTCGCCTGGCGGATCGCGCTCTGGGCGCGACTGCGGGACGGCGCGGCCGCACACCGCCTGGTCCGTGAGCTGCTCACGCCTGCCGGCGACTCGGGCACCGACTATGTCGGCGACGGTTCCGGCCTGTACCCGAACTTGTTCTGCGCGCACCCGCCGTTCCAGATCGACGGGAACTTCGGCGCCACCGCCGGGATCGCCGAGATGCTGCTGCAGAGCCATACCGGTGAGCTCGAGATCTTCCCGGCGCTCCCGGCCGCGTGGCCGGAAGGAGCGCTCACCGGGCTGCGCGCTCGCGGCGGGGTCGGGGTCGACCTGGAATGGTCCCCGTCCGCCGCGAACGCCGTACTGACGGCCGATCGGGACACGACTGTCGTGGTTCGGCATGGCGACCATCGTCTGGAGGTGTCGCTCAGCGCCGGGATCTCAGCTCATGTCCTGAACGTGCAGGACGGTGCCGGTCTCCAGGTCTCGGTCGAGGAGTGA
- a CDS encoding anti-sigma factor, translated as MTEPDVHTLTGPYVLDALPEDERARFEAHLADCTFCSTEVAELRSAAVKLATQVSTAPPPGLKANVMAAINDVRQLPPQVPVVVEPGSKVRRFTRRSVLTLAAAALAVAAAGGVAVDQYRDRTAAEHANQQMAAVLAQPDARTVHGTVEGGGQATVVLSTKADKSVVVLRDLPKLPANHTWQLWMMDPSNKAISLGLTTTDITQVINGNTTGMATFGLTIEPTGGSPTPTLPAAALVPLT; from the coding sequence ATGACGGAACCCGACGTGCACACTCTCACCGGCCCGTACGTCCTCGACGCCCTGCCGGAAGACGAACGAGCCCGCTTCGAGGCACACCTCGCCGACTGCACGTTCTGCAGCACGGAGGTCGCCGAGCTCCGTTCGGCCGCGGTCAAGCTCGCGACGCAGGTCTCGACGGCACCGCCACCCGGGCTGAAGGCGAACGTGATGGCAGCCATCAACGACGTACGGCAGCTGCCCCCGCAGGTCCCCGTCGTCGTCGAGCCTGGTTCGAAGGTGCGGCGCTTCACGCGACGGTCGGTGCTCACCCTGGCTGCGGCTGCTCTTGCCGTGGCGGCCGCCGGCGGTGTCGCGGTCGACCAGTACCGGGACCGGACGGCTGCGGAGCACGCCAACCAGCAGATGGCCGCCGTACTGGCCCAGCCCGACGCACGCACCGTCCACGGCACCGTCGAAGGCGGCGGCCAGGCCACGGTCGTCCTGTCCACGAAGGCCGACAAGTCGGTCGTCGTACTGCGAGACCTGCCGAAGCTGCCCGCAAACCACACCTGGCAACTCTGGATGATGGACCCGTCGAACAAGGCCATCTCGCTCGGCCTGACCACCACCGACATCACCCAGGTCATCAACGGCAACACCACCGGAATGGCCACCTTCGGCCTAACCATCGAACCCACCGGCGGCTCCCCCACCCCCACCCTCCCCGCCGCAGCACTCGTCCCCCTGACCTGA
- a CDS encoding maleate cis-trans isomerase family protein, with amino-acid sequence MWQPDGWDVRTRLGVLVPHSDVGPESELQAMAPDGVCVHANRVPFGAMAAGGLMDPTIPLAPVQAFVEPPVIDDATVLLAAAPISAIGIGFTSSSYVGGPDGERKVVDRLTERAGLPVVAPCAAAVAGFGALGIERIALFSPPWFDNELDQLGAEYFVAQGLDVVVHAACELPSNQRSISPSELFAWIVAHTPGDADGVFIGGNGFRAVGVIAALEEDLGRPVVTANSALLWGLLQAAHSSARPTKYGRLFD; translated from the coding sequence ATGTGGCAGCCAGACGGATGGGATGTGCGCACTCGGCTCGGGGTCCTGGTACCGCACAGCGATGTCGGACCCGAGTCCGAGCTACAGGCGATGGCGCCGGACGGTGTCTGCGTGCACGCGAACCGCGTTCCGTTCGGCGCGATGGCGGCCGGTGGGTTGATGGATCCGACGATTCCGCTGGCACCCGTACAGGCCTTCGTCGAGCCGCCCGTGATCGACGACGCCACAGTGTTGCTGGCCGCGGCGCCGATCAGTGCCATCGGCATCGGCTTCACCAGTTCGTCGTACGTCGGCGGTCCGGACGGGGAACGCAAGGTAGTCGATCGCTTGACTGAACGCGCCGGCCTGCCAGTGGTCGCACCGTGCGCAGCGGCCGTGGCCGGTTTCGGTGCGTTGGGCATCGAACGCATCGCGTTGTTCAGTCCACCATGGTTCGACAACGAGCTAGACCAGTTAGGCGCTGAGTACTTCGTTGCACAAGGCCTCGACGTCGTGGTGCACGCAGCGTGCGAACTGCCCAGCAACCAACGCAGTATCAGCCCGTCCGAGCTGTTCGCGTGGATCGTCGCGCACACACCCGGGGACGCGGACGGCGTGTTCATCGGGGGCAACGGTTTCCGTGCGGTAGGCGTAATCGCCGCCCTGGAAGAGGATCTGGGCCGCCCGGTCGTCACAGCGAACTCCGCCTTGCTCTGGGGCCTACTCCAAGCCGCGCATTCGTCGGCCCGCCCAACGAAGTACGGGCGCCTCTTCGATTAG
- a CDS encoding sigma-70 family RNA polymerase sigma factor, whose translation MDLEEEFAQHRGGLVAHCYRMLGSLHDAEDAVQETYLRAWRGHANFEHRSTVRTWLYRIATNVCLNLLQHSSRRVVPSALGAPGNDPDELHAQALEVPWLEPFPDQLLGADPATVVGDRESLRLAMVAAMQHLPPRQRAVLILREVLTWPAADVASLLDTTTAAVNSSLQRARAELARLRPREDELREPEESPRRALLDQFQKAMESKDLVALEGLFTEDARWEMPPIPTWFSGRRDVLRLLDSKLRPGPDRRVLVETSANGQPAYALYIRGTDDRYHAHSIKVLTLTTAGISAVLAFHQPALFPAFGLPLIHGS comes from the coding sequence ATGGACCTCGAGGAGGAGTTCGCACAGCATCGGGGCGGGCTGGTGGCGCACTGCTACCGGATGCTCGGCTCGTTGCATGATGCCGAGGACGCGGTCCAGGAGACATACCTGCGCGCCTGGCGGGGGCATGCGAACTTCGAGCACCGTTCGACGGTCCGCACCTGGTTGTACCGGATCGCCACGAACGTGTGCCTGAACCTCCTGCAGCACAGCAGCCGCCGGGTGGTCCCGTCGGCTTTGGGTGCCCCTGGCAACGATCCGGACGAGCTGCACGCCCAGGCCCTCGAGGTGCCGTGGCTGGAGCCGTTCCCGGATCAGTTGCTCGGGGCCGACCCGGCCACGGTCGTCGGCGACCGGGAAAGCCTGCGGCTGGCGATGGTTGCCGCGATGCAACATCTTCCGCCGCGGCAACGCGCCGTACTCATCCTGCGGGAGGTCCTCACCTGGCCGGCGGCCGACGTTGCGTCCTTGCTCGACACCACGACGGCCGCCGTGAACAGCTCGCTGCAGCGGGCGCGGGCCGAGCTCGCCCGGCTGCGACCGCGCGAGGACGAGTTGCGCGAACCGGAGGAGTCGCCACGGCGCGCCCTGCTCGACCAGTTCCAGAAAGCCATGGAGAGCAAGGATCTGGTCGCGCTGGAAGGGCTGTTCACCGAGGACGCGCGGTGGGAGATGCCGCCGATTCCCACCTGGTTCAGCGGGCGTCGCGACGTACTGCGGCTGCTCGACTCCAAACTGCGGCCCGGTCCGGATCGACGGGTCCTCGTCGAGACCTCAGCGAACGGTCAACCGGCGTACGCGCTCTATATCCGGGGTACGGACGACCGGTACCACGCGCACTCGATCAAGGTGCTGACCCTGACGACCGCGGGCATCTCGGCCGTGCTCGCTTTCCACCAACCTGCCTTGTTCCCAGCCTTCGGGCTGCCCCTGATCCACGGGAGCTGA
- a CDS encoding antitoxin, producing the protein MGIFDNMKDKAADLVNEHGDQVGEGLDKAGDFVDEKTGGKYGDKIDQGTDMAKDQLDNLDGENDDIPDNQS; encoded by the coding sequence ATGGGCATCTTCGACAACATGAAGGACAAGGCCGCCGATCTCGTCAACGAGCACGGCGACCAGGTCGGCGAAGGCCTCGACAAGGCCGGCGACTTCGTCGACGAGAAGACCGGCGGCAAGTACGGCGACAAGATCGACCAGGGCACCGACATGGCCAAGGACCAGCTGGACAACCTGGACGGCGAGAACGACGACATCCCGGACAACCAGTCCTGA
- a CDS encoding isocitrate lyase/PEP mutase family protein: MSLATTLRELHVPGTPLVVPNAWDAASARVVEAAGFGAVATSSNATAAILGYDDGEHVPVDDVLTAATRIAASVSVPVTVDFERGYRLAPAELAERFLATGAVGLNLEDSDPATGEMIDPAEQADFLAAVRAAAGDALVVNARIDAFLRKAGSAEEQLTTALDRAARYLAAGADCVYPIGVGDLDLIGTLVKEIRGPVNVAYGQGAHSVAGYTARGVARISFGPMFQRHLYGVFASTVLPALQADRNPFAG; this comes from the coding sequence ATGTCCTTAGCAACTACTTTGCGGGAACTGCACGTGCCCGGTACGCCGCTCGTCGTACCGAACGCCTGGGACGCGGCCTCGGCCCGCGTCGTCGAGGCGGCCGGATTCGGCGCGGTCGCCACCAGCAGCAACGCGACCGCCGCAATCCTCGGGTACGACGACGGCGAGCACGTCCCGGTCGACGATGTACTCACCGCCGCGACCCGGATCGCGGCCTCGGTGTCCGTGCCGGTCACGGTCGACTTCGAACGCGGGTACCGGCTGGCCCCGGCCGAACTGGCCGAACGTTTCCTCGCCACCGGTGCCGTCGGCCTGAACCTCGAGGACTCCGACCCGGCCACCGGCGAGATGATCGACCCGGCCGAGCAGGCGGATTTCCTGGCCGCGGTTCGGGCCGCGGCCGGAGACGCCTTGGTCGTCAACGCCCGGATCGACGCGTTCCTGCGCAAGGCCGGTTCGGCGGAGGAACAGTTGACGACAGCGCTCGACCGCGCGGCGCGCTACCTCGCGGCCGGCGCCGACTGCGTGTACCCGATCGGCGTCGGCGACCTCGACCTGATCGGCACGCTGGTGAAGGAGATCAGGGGCCCGGTGAACGTCGCCTACGGGCAGGGCGCGCACTCCGTCGCCGGCTACACAGCGCGAGGCGTAGCCCGGATCAGCTTCGGGCCGATGTTCCAGCGGCACCTGTACGGCGTGTTCGCGAGCACCGTACTGCCGGCCCTGCAAGCGGACCGGAATCCGTTTGCCGGCTGA
- a CDS encoding class I SAM-dependent methyltransferase: MAYPVALGEAIRDELGLDGRGRLLDVGCGPGPLTLLLAPYFAAAVGVDADGEMVEVAAARADQYNVGNVTWEQMRAEELPGELGKFQVVTFAQSFHWMDQELVADRVRGMLEPEGAWVHVGATTHRGIDGAEDLPHPRPPWDAIDELVTRYLGPVRRAGRSVLPTGTRPGEEVVMRAAGYRGPTRVVVGGNEVEERTVDDLVASVFSLSSSTPHLLGAELPAFETDLRALLTKAADHGLFSEQRREIEAVIWR, encoded by the coding sequence ATGGCTTACCCGGTGGCGTTGGGGGAGGCGATCCGGGACGAGTTGGGGCTGGACGGTCGCGGGCGGTTGCTGGATGTGGGGTGTGGCCCCGGCCCGCTGACGTTGCTGTTGGCACCGTACTTCGCGGCGGCGGTCGGCGTCGACGCGGACGGTGAGATGGTCGAGGTGGCGGCCGCGCGGGCCGATCAGTACAACGTCGGCAATGTGACCTGGGAGCAGATGCGGGCCGAGGAACTGCCGGGGGAGCTCGGGAAGTTCCAGGTGGTGACGTTCGCGCAGTCCTTCCACTGGATGGACCAGGAGCTGGTCGCCGACCGGGTGCGCGGGATGCTCGAACCCGAAGGTGCGTGGGTACACGTGGGCGCGACGACGCATCGCGGGATCGACGGAGCCGAGGACCTACCGCATCCGCGGCCGCCCTGGGACGCGATCGACGAGCTGGTGACGCGGTATCTCGGTCCGGTACGGCGTGCCGGGCGGAGCGTGCTGCCGACCGGGACGCGGCCGGGCGAGGAAGTGGTCATGCGTGCTGCCGGGTATCGCGGGCCGACGCGGGTAGTCGTCGGCGGCAACGAAGTCGAGGAGCGTACCGTGGACGATCTGGTCGCGTCGGTGTTCTCGCTGTCGAGCTCGACACCGCATCTGCTCGGAGCGGAGCTGCCGGCCTTCGAGACCGACCTGCGCGCGCTGCTGACGAAGGCAGCGGACCACGGCCTGTTCTCCGAGCAGCGCCGGGAGATCGAAGCCGTCATCTGGCGGTAG
- the sigK gene encoding ECF RNA polymerase sigma factor SigK, which produces MTEPTSLPWPAGSHPRSGGVTDGDLLALTATGDTAAFSTLYDRVAPWVFGLVRRILRNPAQSEEVTQEVMIDVWRTATRYDADRGSAHSWILTIAHRRAVDRVRSEQAAADRTDLAGARSAEVDFDQVADTVSTRLEAEQVRRCLGTLTELQRESIELAYYNGYTYPEVAQQLGAKLPTIKARMRDGLIRLRDCLGTTKGH; this is translated from the coding sequence GTGACCGAACCCACCTCGCTTCCCTGGCCCGCCGGATCGCACCCGCGATCCGGCGGGGTGACCGACGGCGATCTGCTGGCGCTGACCGCCACCGGTGACACCGCCGCGTTCAGCACCCTCTACGACCGGGTCGCTCCCTGGGTGTTCGGCCTGGTCCGCCGGATCCTGCGCAACCCCGCCCAGTCGGAGGAAGTGACGCAGGAAGTGATGATCGACGTCTGGCGGACGGCCACGCGGTACGACGCCGATCGCGGCTCGGCGCACTCGTGGATCCTCACCATCGCGCACCGCCGGGCGGTCGATCGGGTCCGCTCCGAGCAGGCAGCGGCGGACCGGACCGACCTCGCCGGGGCCCGGTCCGCCGAAGTCGACTTCGACCAGGTCGCCGACACCGTCAGTACCCGCCTCGAAGCCGAGCAGGTACGGCGGTGCCTCGGCACGCTGACCGAGCTGCAACGAGAGTCCATCGAGCTCGCCTACTACAACGGGTACACCTACCCCGAGGTCGCTCAGCAGCTCGGCGCCAAGCTTCCGACCATCAAGGCGAGAATGCGCGACGGCCTGATCCGGCTCCGCGACTGCCTCGGAACCACGAAGGGGCACTAG
- a CDS encoding fasciclin domain-containing protein, translated as MSQHLTRAGLALTALTLALTASACGGSDDSNSSSSSGSSSTATSSTPSASASMDNAASGLVGPGCAGYAKANPDGAGSIDGMAAAPLATAASGNPLLKTLVAAVSGKLNPKVDLVSTLNGGEFTVFAPVDTAFAKIPAATVNTLKTNDALLTKILTYHVVSGQLDPTAVVGMHPTVEKQDVTVTGSGDSLKVNGANVICGGVKTANATVYLIDSVLMPPAS; from the coding sequence ATGTCCCAGCACCTCACCCGCGCCGGTCTTGCTCTCACCGCGCTGACCCTTGCCTTGACCGCATCCGCCTGCGGTGGTTCCGACGACAGCAACAGCTCGTCCAGCTCCGGCTCGTCCTCGACGGCCACCAGCAGCACGCCCTCGGCGTCCGCGTCGATGGACAACGCTGCCAGTGGCCTCGTGGGCCCGGGGTGCGCCGGCTACGCGAAGGCCAACCCGGACGGCGCCGGCTCGATCGACGGCATGGCCGCGGCCCCGCTGGCCACCGCGGCCTCGGGCAACCCGCTGCTGAAGACCCTGGTCGCGGCCGTGTCCGGCAAGCTCAACCCGAAGGTCGACCTGGTCTCCACGCTCAACGGCGGCGAGTTCACCGTCTTCGCCCCGGTCGACACCGCCTTCGCGAAGATCCCGGCCGCCACCGTGAACACGCTCAAGACCAACGACGCGCTGCTCACCAAGATCCTCACGTACCACGTGGTCTCGGGGCAGCTCGACCCGACCGCGGTCGTCGGCATGCACCCGACCGTGGAGAAGCAGGACGTCACGGTCACCGGCTCGGGCGACAGCCTGAAGGTCAACGGCGCGAACGTCATCTGCGGCGGAGTGAAGACCGCGAACGCTACGGTGTACCTCATCGACTCCGTGCTGATGCCCCCGGCAAGCTGA
- a CDS encoding PaaI family thioesterase: MVEAAADVRARMQESFGWQGLMEHLGARISYVGAGEVHIELPSRPEVTQQHGYFHAGATSSIADSAGGYAAAGPWSPSVSRP, encoded by the coding sequence ATGGTGGAGGCGGCTGCCGACGTGCGGGCTCGGATGCAGGAGAGTTTTGGTTGGCAAGGGTTGATGGAGCATCTCGGGGCCCGGATCTCGTATGTCGGGGCGGGTGAGGTGCATATCGAGCTGCCGAGCCGGCCTGAGGTCACGCAGCAGCACGGATACTTCCATGCGGGCGCGACCAGCTCGATCGCGGACAGCGCCGGTGGGTACGCCGCCGCCGGACCCTGGTCGCCGTCGGTCAGCAGACCCTGA